The Candidatus Omnitrophota bacterium genomic interval TTTCAATGACGACTGCAGTATTATAGACTGGCTTTGCCGTTATTCGGATAATACCGATGACAGGTTTGTGCGCGGGTTCCTGGGGCGCATGCTTTTTTCCGGTGAGGAATCTTTAAAGTCCGTCAGCGTACTGTCAGGCGGCGAGCGGGTTAGATGCATGCTGGCGCGTACGATGCTTGCCAAGGCCAATGTGTTGATCATGGATGACCCGACTAACCACCTGGACCTGGAGTCGATCACGTCCTTAAACAAAGGCTTGGAGGAATTCGGCGGAACCATTCTCTTTTCTTCGCGAGACCATCAGCTGATCCAGACCGTGGCTAACCGTATTATCGAGATCACCCCCAAGGGTTTTATAGACCGCTGCAACACAACGCTTGATGAATACCTGTCCAACGAAAATATCAAAAACCAACTTCATCAGTTATATTCTTAAGCAATTTCTCTGCGAGTCATAGTTTAACGATTAATTTATCCGGAGGTTTTGGGAATTGGCCGTCGAGCACCTTTTGTATCATCGCCTTGACCTCATTGTCAAAGTCCTTGGTCAGCATCCATTCTAAATATTTGCGATCGTCCTTTGCGATATCTTTTATATGTTTCTTTTTCCCGTGCTTGCCGAATGTAGGATAAAGCTGGCCGTTCCACCAGCAAAACTTTCGCTCTTTATCAAAGTAATCACTTGAGCGTTCATAGTCGATATCTTTTAAGGATTCTATGCCCAATTCTGTCGACCCGTATTCCCCTACCTGCGCATCAAGTATACCCAGAGTAGCTTCGGCGTCGCCCAGGGCGGAATGCGCATTCTCGAGTTTTTTACCGCAATAAAGAAGGTAGGCGGCCATCAGATCCCTTTTTTCGTGTATATGATATATCTTTTGCGCGTCATAAATATCGCGGTCGCGCCAATGAAAATTAAGGTTAGCGTCGTAAAATTCGCGCTCCAATAAAGGCAGGTCAAACCTCAGAATATTAAAACCGGCGAGGTCAGAATCTCCTAAAAATGACAGAACTTCCTTTGCGATGTTCTCAAAACGCGGTTTATCTTTAACATCGGCGTCCGTGATGTTGATAATGCGGGTAACATTTGGCGGAATCGGCATTCCCGGATTGACGCGTTTTATATAATCCAGCTTTGTCCCATCCGGCATAAGTTTTATCAAGCCTATTTCGACGATCTTGTCTTTTTCGACCCATGTGCCGGTAGTTTCCAGATCCAAGATCACCAATGGCCGCGATATCTTCATTTTTTCTTACCTCTTAAAATAAACTGGCAAACCTACCCTTGAACTCATAGATACGCCGATCAAATATGATGTCCCTGTGAGTCACCGGCCGCTTAAGCATTATACCGTCCAGACAGGTGCACCTGCTCAACGCGACATATAACTGGCCGTGAGTAAATGCGCCGTGCCCCAGGTCGATTATGACCTTATCGAAAGTCTGGCCCTGGCTCTTATGAATAGTTATAGCCCAGGCCAGCTTTATGGGATATTGCGCGAAGGCCCCCACAACCTCGTCTTCTATTTTGTCTTTATCCTTGTCGTAACTATACTCTATCTTCTGCCACTTGACAACAGGAACATCGCATGTACGCCCGTTGATATCTACGACTACCGAATCGTTAGACAGGGCAACGACTTTTGCAAGTGTGCCATTCACCCATTGTTTGGCAGGATCATTTTTTATCAGTATTACCTGCGCGCCTTTTTTAAGTTTTAAGGATGTGTCGGTCGGATATGCCGACTCTTCGAATTTCCCGGTTGCCGTTGCCTCATATGTTATCTCTTTGCCGGGAAGCATTGATAAGCGATCCTGATTTATTGTGTTTGCCAAGCGGTTTGTCGTTGTCAGGATCACTGTCGTGTCTTTCTTGGAAATCGCGGTATCTTTTTGGACCCTATTATTTAATGTGTCCAGGTCCCCTTGAGCATACTCTTTATTTCTGACCCTATTTAAGAGCTCCATAAACGAACTGTCTTTTTGTCTATATATAGTCGACAACTCGATTGCCCTGATATGACAATCGTTAAATACTTTCGCGCTGAAAAAATAAGGACTCGGATACAGCTCTTCCATCAACTCCTTTGCTTCGTTCTCGACCACAGGAGACAGCTGGAAAAGATCTCCAAAAAATACCATCTGGACTCCGCCAAACGGTATCTTCATCCTACCGCGGTTGAGACGCAACGCGTAGTCAATGCCATCCATAATGTCCGCCCGGACCATCGATACCTCGTCTATTATTACCATGTCGAGATTCTCGACCAGGCTCTTATCCCTGAGGCGCTTTATGGTATCCTTTCGAATAATCTTCGGAGGCAGCCTGAAGAAGGAATGGATAGTCTGGCCGCCTACATTGATCGCCGCGACACCTGTCGGG includes:
- a CDS encoding 3'-5' exonuclease, translated to MKISRPLVILDLETTGTWVEKDKIVEIGLIKLMPDGTKLDYIKRVNPGMPIPPNVTRIINITDADVKDKPRFENIAKEVLSFLGDSDLAGFNILRFDLPLLEREFYDANLNFHWRDRDIYDAQKIYHIHEKRDLMAAYLLYCGKKLENAHSALGDAEATLGILDAQVGEYGSTELGIESLKDIDYERSSDYFDKERKFCWWNGQLYPTFGKHGKKKHIKDIAKDDRKYLEWMLTKDFDNEVKAMIQKVLDGQFPKPPDKLIVKL
- a CDS encoding AAA family ATPase yields the protein MKLYTDQTIARDPLPTDLDMNDEFKSAFDLMENTKECLFITGKAGTGKSTLLKYFKANTGKRIIVLAPTGVAAINVGGQTIHSFFRLPPKIIRKDTIKRLRDKSLVENLDMVIIDEVSMVRADIMDGIDYALRLNRGRMKIPFGGVQMVFFGDLFQLSPVVENEAKELMEELYPSPYFFSAKVFNDCHIRAIELSTIYRQKDSSFMELLNRVRNKEYAQGDLDTLNNRVQKDTAISKKDTTVILTTTNRLANTINQDRLSMLPGKEITYEATATGKFEESAYPTDTSLKLKKGAQVILIKNDPAKQWVNGTLAKVVALSNDSVVVDINGRTCDVPVVKWQKIEYSYDKDKDKIEDEVVGAFAQYPIKLAWAITIHKSQGQTFDKVIIDLGHGAFTHGQLYVALSRCTCLDGIMLKRPVTHRDIIFDRRIYEFKGRFASLF